The sequence GGCCGGGCGCTGCACAGCCGAAGGATCCGGCCGCTCAGCCACAGGGTCTCGGAGTCCAGGAGCATCAGGTCGGAGGCGTCGACGTGGTCTTGCTCGAGGTGCGGCGCACCGCCGGCGACGTCCTGACGGTCAAGTGGCAGTATCGCAACACCACGAACGAGCGAAAGCGGCTGACGGACGAGCGGACCGGCTGGATCGATCCGTATCGGCTCGCGGTGGACGCGTACGTGCTGGACGACCGGAACAGGACGAAATATCCGGTCGCGCAGGACGACCAGCGGAACCCGATCGCCGCGCGGCACGGCGGCCAGAACGAGTATGTCTTCGTGGGGCCGAAGCAGACGCTCTCGACGTGGGCAAAGTTCGCGGCGCCGCCGGCCGGCGTCGAACGGGTCACCATTCAAATCCCGGGCGCCGGCCTCTTCGAGAACGTTCCCATCGGCAGGTAGACACGGGCCGCATCGATGGACCCCACGGAGAAGGGCATGACGTTCATCGTCAGGATCACGGACGCCGGCGCGGGCGGGCTCCGCGGCGTCGTCGAGCGGGTCCGGACGGGACGCAAGGAGCAGGTCCACACGGTCGAGGACATCGGTCGCGTCATCGCGGCGATGGCCCTCGGGAAGGAGGAGACGATGTCACTCAGAGGCAAGCACGCACTGGTCACGGGAGGGTCGCGCGGGATCGGCCGCGGCATCGCCCTGAAGCTCGCCGAGTCCGGGGCGAAGGTGGCCGTCCATTACTATGTCAACGAGGGCGCCGCCCAGGAGACCCTCCAGCGGGTGCGCAAGCACGGCGCCGACGGGTTCCTCGTGCAGGCCGACGTCTCGCGCCCGGACGACGTCAAGCGGATGTTCGGCGAGGTCCGGCAGCGCTTCGGGACGCTCGACGTCTTCGTCGCCAACGCGCGGCCGGAGGCGGCGAAGTTCTACCAGACGCCGATGGAGATCACGCTCGAGGCCTGGGACCACGCGATGGACTCGCAGGCCAAGGCGTTCCTGGTCGGCGTGCGCGAGGCGGTGCCGATGATGGGCGCGGGCGGGCGCATCCTGGCGATCACCTACGCGCCCGGCGGCCAGAAGGGCACGTGGCAGCCCTGGGTTGCGATGGGCTCGGCGAAGGCCGCGCTCGAGTCGCTCGTGCGCTACTTCGCGGTGACCCTCGCGCCGCGCGGGATCACCGTCAACTCGGTGAGCCCCGGCCTCACGGACGACAGCGTGCTGCAGAGCTTCGGCGACGCCGCAGTGGACGTCGCGCGCAAGTGGCACGGGAGCGGCTTCACGCCGATGGGGCGGATGGGGACGCCGGCGGACATCGGCAACGTCGTCGCGCTGCTCTGCTCGCCCGACGCGGGGTGGATCACGGGCCAGCTCATCTACGCCGACGGCGGCGCCTCGCTGGTGGACACGCTGCTGCCGCTCGAGATCCAGCGGGGATGACCGGGCGCCCAGCACGCTCACGATGAGGCGGGATTCTTCGCAGCCGCTAGGCGGAGGGGGCGACGACGCGGGCTCAGCGCTCCTTCACGAGGACGACGAGGACGCGGGCGGGCTGCCTCGTCTCGTTCAGCGACTGGTGCACGGTGCCCTTGGCGGCGTACTCGATCTCGCCGGGCCTCACCACGCGCCGGCCCCGGCCCTGTGTCACGACGGTGAACGCGCCCTCGAGGACGTAGGCGAACTCGTTCGCGACGGCCGCGTGCTCCTCACCGCGGAATCCGGGCGGGAAGACGAGCTCGAAGACCGCGACCTGGTCGTTGTCTAGGATCAGCTTCTCGCCGACCGCCTGCGCGCCGCCGTCGGCGCCGACGAGCCCGCCGGCGATGAGGACGGCGACGACCACGAGCGCCAGACCGACCGCGTTGCGCTTGCTCACCCGCGCACCCCCTGTCGTCCCGCGATGTCAGCGCGGCCGCCGCGTGCGCGGCCTAAAAGACGACAGGCGGCGCGGGGCCGCCTGTCGACTGTCCCACCGGGGCGCGGCGCGCGCTAGAGCGACTGGCGCATCGCGGTCCGCGAGGGCATCGGGACGCCGCGCTCGCGGGCGATCTGGTCGAGCTCCTGGGGGAGCGCGAAGCGGACGTCCTCCTCCACCACGTGGACCTCGCGCACCGCGACCCCGTTGCCGCTGAGGGCGGCCACCGTCTCGCTCACCAGCATCTCCGGTGTCGAGGCGCCCGCCGTGACGCCGACGCGCACGGCCCCGGCGAGCCACTCGGGGCGGATGTCGCTCACGTCGTTGATGAGGTAGGCCTGGGTGCCCACGGTCTTCGCGACCTCGACCAGCCGGTTCGCGTTCGAGCTGTTCGCGGCGCCGATGACGAGCAGCACGTCCACGTCGCTCGCGAGCCGCTTGACCGCGGCCTGGCGGTTCTGGGTCGCGTAGCAGATGTCGTCGCGCGAGGGCCCGACGATCTTGGGGAACTTGCGCCGGAGCGCGTCGATCACGTCGCGCGTGTCGTCCACGGAGAGCGTCGTCTGGGTGAGGTACGCGATCTTGCTCGGGTCCGGCGGCCGGAGTT comes from Candidatus Methylomirabilota bacterium and encodes:
- the ispH gene encoding 4-hydroxy-3-methylbut-2-enyl diphosphate reductase gives rise to the protein MKSAIAEILLAGPRGFCAGVERAIDIVELALSVCDPPVYVRKEIVHNRHVVEELRTKGAIFVDELDEVPDGATVIFSAHGISPEVRREAERRGLRVIDATCPLVTKVHLEAIRYGRENYSIVLIGHQDHDEVIGTLGEAPDRIHVIASAEEVEKLRPPDPSKIAYLTQTTLSVDDTRDVIDALRRKFPKIVGPSRDDICYATQNRQAAVKRLASDVDVLLVIGAANSSNANRLVEVAKTVGTQAYLINDVSDIRPEWLAGAVRVGVTAGASTPEMLVSETVAALSGNGVAVREVHVVEEDVRFALPQELDQIARERGVPMPSRTAMRQSL
- a CDS encoding cupin domain-containing protein — translated: MSKRNAVGLALVVVAVLIAGGLVGADGGAQAVGEKLILDNDQVAVFELVFPPGFRGEEHAAVANEFAYVLEGAFTVVTQGRGRRVVRPGEIEYAAKGTVHQSLNETRQPARVLVVLVKER
- a CDS encoding SDR family oxidoreductase yields the protein MDPTEKGMTFIVRITDAGAGGLRGVVERVRTGRKEQVHTVEDIGRVIAAMALGKEETMSLRGKHALVTGGSRGIGRGIALKLAESGAKVAVHYYVNEGAAQETLQRVRKHGADGFLVQADVSRPDDVKRMFGEVRQRFGTLDVFVANARPEAAKFYQTPMEITLEAWDHAMDSQAKAFLVGVREAVPMMGAGGRILAITYAPGGQKGTWQPWVAMGSAKAALESLVRYFAVTLAPRGITVNSVSPGLTDDSVLQSFGDAAVDVARKWHGSGFTPMGRMGTPADIGNVVALLCSPDAGWITGQLIYADGGASLVDTLLPLEIQRG